The proteins below are encoded in one region of Polypterus senegalus isolate Bchr_013 chromosome 2, ASM1683550v1, whole genome shotgun sequence:
- the abhd13 gene encoding protein ABHD13, which produces MEKSWRLWGIARKGLLTLASWSWALCRISLLALILTFHLYGGFLLLVLILASVAGILYKFQDVLLYFPDQPSSSRLYVPVPSGIPHENIFIKAKDGVCLNLILLRYTGDNPTFSPTIIYFHGNAGNIGHRVPNALLMVVNLKVNVVLVDYRGYGKSDGEPSEEGLYIDSEAVLDYVMTRPDIDKTKIILFGRSLGGAVAVHLASENPHRISAIMVENTFLSIPHMASTLFSFFPMRYLPLWCYKNKFLSYRKITQCRMPSLFISGLSDQLIPPVMMKQLYELSPSRTKRMAIFPDGTHNDTWQCQGYFTALEQFIKELLKSHSHEETTKSSSNVTII; this is translated from the coding sequence ATGGAAAAGTCATGGAGATTATGGGGCATTGCTCGGAAGGGGCTATTGACTTTAGCATCTTGGTCCTGGGCTCTGTGCCGCATCTCACTGCTTGCTCTGATTTTGACTTTTCATCTCTACGGGGGCTTCCTGCTGCTGGTTTTAATACTTGCCTCAGTTGCAGGTATATTGTACAAATTCCAGGATGTTTTGCTATATTTTCCCGACCAGCCGTCCTCTTCTCGTTTGTATGTCCCTGTGCCTAGCGGGATTCCacatgaaaacatcttcattAAAGCCAAAGATGGTGTTTGTCTCAATCTCATCCTGTTGCGTTACACTGGAGACAATCCAACCTTTTCACCAACCATAATATACTTCCATGGCAATGCAGGTAATATTGGTCACCGAGTTCCCAATGCACTGCTGATGGTGGTCAACCTGAAGGTGAATGTGGTACTGGTGGATTATAGGGgctatggaaaaagtgatggcgAACCCAGTGAAGAAGGCCTTTATATCGATTCCGAGGCTGTTTTGGATTATGTCATGACTAGACCCGATATcgacaaaacaaaaattattctGTTTGGGCGCTCACTAGGAGGAGCTGTAGCTGTCCACTTGGCTTCTGAAAATCCCCACCGGATTTCCGCCATCATGGTAGAGAACACTTTCCTCAGCATCCCTCACATGGCAAGcactttgttctctttttttcctaTGAGATATCTTCCACTCTGGTGCTATAAAAACAAGTTCCTGTCGTACAGGAAAATTACTCAGTGCAGGATGCCTTCTCTGTTTATTTCTGGACTGTCGGACCAGCTCATTCCACCAGTTATGATGAAACAGCTTTACGAGCTTTCTCCGTCACGGACTAAGAGAATGGCGATTTTTCCGGATGGCACCCACAATGACACGTGGCAGTGCCAAGGCTACTTCACAGCCCTCGAACAGTTCATCAAAGAGCTTCTCAAGAGCCATTCTCACGAGGAGACTACAAAGTCCTCGTCTAATGTAACGATTATCTGA